From Girardinichthys multiradiatus isolate DD_20200921_A chromosome 3, DD_fGirMul_XY1, whole genome shotgun sequence, the proteins below share one genomic window:
- the zbtb7b gene encoding zinc finger and BTB domain-containing protein 7B isoform X2 → MSPGEDGLIGIPFPEHSSELLSHLNDQRRTGLLCDLTLTSRGARYPTHRSVMAAVSLYFRRLFGAEEGGGEGGGGFSVCQLDCVAPDALDALLEFAYTATLTIPSSGMRDVLRGAQLLGIQCVADACRDILGETGEAEGETAGEQRSQQTTSERTVETTNVVEKISRRKTDKKKVKKVGSHHNNFSPLNLLPASPASHPSPISDSFRSLPPTQPPSPEPEELHPKLRQNGDPRSIRQPGRGATLNGGLLHWSPERPLAAHLPPLQRDKLSEDDDMEGLGDDIMVMGSSSLPTSVADRGAATSVVGGGRKRKSQTPQQCPVCQKIIHGAGKLPRHMRTHTGEKPFQCSACGVRFTRNDKLKIHMRKHTGERPYTCSHCPARFLHSYDLKNHLSLHSGARPFECPLCHKAFAREDHLQRHRKGHSCLDLRTRRPRRVPELAEEGGENEGLRDLSSPLSLQAHSSVFFPRSVLESGGGSGGPPVIFPGGIDRERSLALLAQLNPQSLASYPELFLRGLGMRGGRETEREDPGGTRSPALQRDRWADDAEAEEAEEAEEAEEGEL, encoded by the exons ATGTCTCCAGGAGAGGACGGTCTGATTGGGATCCCCTTCCCGGAGCACAGCAGCGAGCTCTTGTCCCACCTCAATGACCAGAGGAGGACAGGACTCCTATGTGACCTCACCCTTACCTCCCGCGGGGCTCGCTACCCAACACATCGCTCTGTCATGGCAGCCGTCAGCCTCTACTTCCGGCGGCTGTTCGGAGCGGAAGAAGGGGGTGGCGAGGGCGGCGGGGGCTTCAGCGTTTGCCAGCTGGACTGTGTGGCCCCTGACGCCTTGGACGCCCTGTTAGAATTTGCCTACACTGCCACGCTTACTATTCCCAGCTCCGGGATGAGAGATGTGCTGCGAGGTGCACAGCTGCTGGGCATCCAGTGCGTGGCTGATGCCTGTAGAGACATCCTCGGAGAGACTGGGGAAGCAGAGGGGGAGACGGCGGGGGAGCAGAGATCCCAACAGACGACTAGTGAGAGGACAGTAGAGACAACGAACGTTGtagagaaaatatccagaagaaaaacagacaaaaagaagGTGAAAAAAGTTGGCTCACATCACAACAACTTCTCACCTTTGAACCTGCTGCCCGCCTCTCCTGCCTCCCACCCTTCACCCATATCTGACAGCTTTCGCTCCCTGCCCCCCACCCAGCCTCCCAGTCCTGAACCAGAGGAGCTGCATCCCAAACTTAGGCAAAATGGGGATCCGAGGAGCATCCGACAACCTGGGAGAGGGGCCACACTAAACGGAGGGCTCCTTCACTGGTCACCAGAACGACCTCTTGCAGCCCACCTGCCACCTTTACAGAGGGACAAGCTGTCTGAGGATGATGACATGGAGGGGTTAGGTGATGATATTATGGTGATGGGATCCAGTTCCTTACCTACCTCCGTAGCAGATCGAGGGGCAGCAACATCAGTAGTGGGAGGGGGAAGGAAGAGGAAGTCTCAAACCCCCCAGCAGTGTCCAGTCTGTCAGAAAATTATTCATGGAGCTGGAAAGCTGCCACGCCACATGAGGACGCACACCGGAGAGAAACCCTTCCAGTGCTCTGCCTGTGGAGTTCGCTTCACACG CAATGACAAGTTGAAGATCCACATGCGGAAACACACAGGCGAGCGCCCCTACACCTGTTCCCACTGTCCTGCCCGCTTCCTCCACTCATATGACCTCAAAAACCACCTGTCCCTCCACAGTGGGGCCCGGCCCTTCGAGTGCCCCCTCTGCCACAAGGCCTTCGCCCGAGAGGACCACCTCCAGCGTCACCGCAAGGGTCACAGCTGCTTGGATCTGCGCACTCGTCGGCCCAGGCGAGTCCCCGAGCTGGCAGAGGAAGGAGGTGAGAATGAAGGCTTGAGGGATCTTTCCAGCCCTCTGTCTCTACAGGCCCACTCCTCTGTGTTCTTTCCTCGCTCAGTGCTGGAAAGTGGAGGTGGGTCTGGCGGCCCTCCGGTGATATTCCCAGGAGGCATCGACAGGGAGAGGTCGCTGGCCCTTCTGGCTCAACTCAACCCTCAGAGTCTGGCCAGCTACCCTGAGCTTTTCTTGCGAGGGCTTGGAATGCGAGGTGGTAGAGAGACGGAGAGAGAAGACCCTGGAGGAACTCGTTCGCCGGCTCTGCAACGTGACAGATGGGCCGATGACgcggaagctgaagaagcagaagaagcagaagaagcagaagaaggGGAATTGTAA
- the zbtb7b gene encoding zinc finger and BTB domain-containing protein 7B isoform X1 yields MDTTRPRLPRLQGTVPMKMGKVAMSPGEDGLIGIPFPEHSSELLSHLNDQRRTGLLCDLTLTSRGARYPTHRSVMAAVSLYFRRLFGAEEGGGEGGGGFSVCQLDCVAPDALDALLEFAYTATLTIPSSGMRDVLRGAQLLGIQCVADACRDILGETGEAEGETAGEQRSQQTTSERTVETTNVVEKISRRKTDKKKVKKVGSHHNNFSPLNLLPASPASHPSPISDSFRSLPPTQPPSPEPEELHPKLRQNGDPRSIRQPGRGATLNGGLLHWSPERPLAAHLPPLQRDKLSEDDDMEGLGDDIMVMGSSSLPTSVADRGAATSVVGGGRKRKSQTPQQCPVCQKIIHGAGKLPRHMRTHTGEKPFQCSACGVRFTRNDKLKIHMRKHTGERPYTCSHCPARFLHSYDLKNHLSLHSGARPFECPLCHKAFAREDHLQRHRKGHSCLDLRTRRPRRVPELAEEGGENEGLRDLSSPLSLQAHSSVFFPRSVLESGGGSGGPPVIFPGGIDRERSLALLAQLNPQSLASYPELFLRGLGMRGGRETEREDPGGTRSPALQRDRWADDAEAEEAEEAEEAEEGEL; encoded by the exons aTGGATACCACGAGACCGAGGCTGCCTCGTCTCCAAGGGACTGTGCCTATGAAGATGGGCAAG GTGGCAATGTCTCCAGGAGAGGACGGTCTGATTGGGATCCCCTTCCCGGAGCACAGCAGCGAGCTCTTGTCCCACCTCAATGACCAGAGGAGGACAGGACTCCTATGTGACCTCACCCTTACCTCCCGCGGGGCTCGCTACCCAACACATCGCTCTGTCATGGCAGCCGTCAGCCTCTACTTCCGGCGGCTGTTCGGAGCGGAAGAAGGGGGTGGCGAGGGCGGCGGGGGCTTCAGCGTTTGCCAGCTGGACTGTGTGGCCCCTGACGCCTTGGACGCCCTGTTAGAATTTGCCTACACTGCCACGCTTACTATTCCCAGCTCCGGGATGAGAGATGTGCTGCGAGGTGCACAGCTGCTGGGCATCCAGTGCGTGGCTGATGCCTGTAGAGACATCCTCGGAGAGACTGGGGAAGCAGAGGGGGAGACGGCGGGGGAGCAGAGATCCCAACAGACGACTAGTGAGAGGACAGTAGAGACAACGAACGTTGtagagaaaatatccagaagaaaaacagacaaaaagaagGTGAAAAAAGTTGGCTCACATCACAACAACTTCTCACCTTTGAACCTGCTGCCCGCCTCTCCTGCCTCCCACCCTTCACCCATATCTGACAGCTTTCGCTCCCTGCCCCCCACCCAGCCTCCCAGTCCTGAACCAGAGGAGCTGCATCCCAAACTTAGGCAAAATGGGGATCCGAGGAGCATCCGACAACCTGGGAGAGGGGCCACACTAAACGGAGGGCTCCTTCACTGGTCACCAGAACGACCTCTTGCAGCCCACCTGCCACCTTTACAGAGGGACAAGCTGTCTGAGGATGATGACATGGAGGGGTTAGGTGATGATATTATGGTGATGGGATCCAGTTCCTTACCTACCTCCGTAGCAGATCGAGGGGCAGCAACATCAGTAGTGGGAGGGGGAAGGAAGAGGAAGTCTCAAACCCCCCAGCAGTGTCCAGTCTGTCAGAAAATTATTCATGGAGCTGGAAAGCTGCCACGCCACATGAGGACGCACACCGGAGAGAAACCCTTCCAGTGCTCTGCCTGTGGAGTTCGCTTCACACG CAATGACAAGTTGAAGATCCACATGCGGAAACACACAGGCGAGCGCCCCTACACCTGTTCCCACTGTCCTGCCCGCTTCCTCCACTCATATGACCTCAAAAACCACCTGTCCCTCCACAGTGGGGCCCGGCCCTTCGAGTGCCCCCTCTGCCACAAGGCCTTCGCCCGAGAGGACCACCTCCAGCGTCACCGCAAGGGTCACAGCTGCTTGGATCTGCGCACTCGTCGGCCCAGGCGAGTCCCCGAGCTGGCAGAGGAAGGAGGTGAGAATGAAGGCTTGAGGGATCTTTCCAGCCCTCTGTCTCTACAGGCCCACTCCTCTGTGTTCTTTCCTCGCTCAGTGCTGGAAAGTGGAGGTGGGTCTGGCGGCCCTCCGGTGATATTCCCAGGAGGCATCGACAGGGAGAGGTCGCTGGCCCTTCTGGCTCAACTCAACCCTCAGAGTCTGGCCAGCTACCCTGAGCTTTTCTTGCGAGGGCTTGGAATGCGAGGTGGTAGAGAGACGGAGAGAGAAGACCCTGGAGGAACTCGTTCGCCGGCTCTGCAACGTGACAGATGGGCCGATGACgcggaagctgaagaagcagaagaagcagaagaagcagaagaaggGGAATTGTAA